A window of Piliocolobus tephrosceles isolate RC106 chromosome 13, ASM277652v3, whole genome shotgun sequence contains these coding sequences:
- the CTSD gene encoding cathepsin D: protein MHPPSLLLLVLCLLEAPAAALVRIPLHKFTSIRRTMSEMGGPVEDLIAKGPISKYSQTMPAVTEGPVPEVLKNYMDAQYYGEIGIGTPPQCFTVVFDTGSSNLWVPSIHCKLLDIACWLHRKYNSDKSSTYVKNGTSFAIHYGSGSLSGYLSQDTVSVPCKSASSTAALGGVKVERQVFGEAIKQPGITFIAAKFDGILGMAYPRISVNNVLPVFDNLMQQKLVDQNIFSFYLNRDPTAQPGGELMLGGTDSKYYKGSLSYLNVTRKAYWQVHLDQVEVASGLTLCKEGCEAIVDTGTSLMVGPVDEVRELQKAIGAVPLIQGEYMIPCEKVSTLPAITLKLGGKGYKLSPEDYTLKVSQAGKTLCLSGFMGMDIPPPSGPLWILGDVFIGRYYTVFDRDNNRVGFAEAAHL from the exons ATGCATCCCCCCAGCCTTCTGCTGCttgtcctctgcctcctggaggcGCCTGCTGCCGCGCTTGTCAG GATCCCGCTGCACAAGTTCACGTCCATCCGCCGGACCATGTCGGAGATGGGGGGCCCTGTGGAGGACCTGATTGCCAAAGGCCCCATCTCGAAGTACTCCCAGACGATGCCGGCCGTGACCGAGGGGCCCGTTCCCGAGGTGCTCAAGAACTACATGGAC GCCCAGTACTACGGGGAGATTGGCATCGGGACGCCTCCCCAGTGCTTCACAGTCGTCTTCGACACGGGCTCCTCCAACCTGTGGGTCCCCTCCATCCACTGCAAACTGCTGGACATCGCTTGCT GGCTCCACCGCAAATACAACAGCGACAAGTCCAGCACCTACGTGAAGAATGGCACCTCATTTGCCATCCACTATGGCTCGGGCAGCCTCTCTGGATACCTGAGCCAGGACACCGTGTCG GTGCCGTGCAAGTCAGCATCATCAACCGCTGCCCTGGGCGGTGTCAAAGTGGAGAGGCAGGTCTTCGGGGAGGCCATCAAGCAGCCAGGCATCACCTTCATCGCAGCCAAGTTCGACGGCATCCTGGGCATGGCCTACCCCCGCATCTCCGTCAACAACGTGCTGCCCGTCTTCGACAACCTGATGCAGCAGAAGCTGGTGGACCAGAACATCTTCTCCTTCTACCTGAACAG GGACCCGACGGCGCAGCCCGGGGGTGAGCTGATGCTGGGCGGCACCGACTCCAAGTATTACAAGGGTTCTCTGTCCTACCTGAACGTCACCCGCAAGGCCTACTGGCAGGTCCACCTGGACCA GGTGGAGGTGGCCAGCGGGCTGACCCTGTGCAAGGAGGGCTGTGAGGCCATTGTGGACACAGGCACCTCCCTCATGGTGGGCCCCGTGGATGAGGTGCGCGAGCTGCAGAAAGCTATCGGGGCTGTGCCGCTGATCCAGGGCGAG TACATGATCCCTTGTGAGAAGGTGTCCACCCTGCCCGCGATCACACTGAAGCTGGGAGGCAAAGGCTACAAGCTGTCCCCAGAGGACTACACGCTCAAG GTGTCGCAGGCCGGGAAGACCCTCTGCCTGAGCGGCTTCATGGGCATGGACATCCCGCCGCCCAGCGGGCCACTCTGGATCCTGGGCGACGTCTTCATCGGCCGCTACTACACGGTGTTTGACCGCGACAACAACAGGGTGGGCTTCGCCGAGGCTGCCCACCTCTAG